Proteins encoded within one genomic window of Humulus lupulus chromosome 1, drHumLupu1.1, whole genome shotgun sequence:
- the LOC133812579 gene encoding peroxidase 5-like: protein MGYGKSVFVLYYCIVLTLLSASTTWASSRSSSLQVGFYKRSCPAAESIVRKAVNKAVSLNPGLAAGLIRLHFHDCFVRGCDGSVLLQSTPENTAERDHPANNPSLRGFEVIEEAKAKIESICPQTVSCADILAFAARDSANIAGRINYAVPSGRRDGRVSLSDEAGQNLPPPSLNAQQLIANFSRKGLSADEMVTLSGAHSIGVSYCSSFSTRLYTFNATHPQDPSMDRRYAAFLKTRCPPPMMSNGVDPTVALESRTPLRLDNMYYVELKNHRGLLTSDQTLKSSASTSRMVSLNARHGSLWAAKFSRAMVRMGSIEVLTDRGGEVRRFCSVVN from the exons ATGGGTTATGGAAAGTCTGTGTTCGTTCTGTATTATTGCATAGTACTAACGTTGCTATCAGCTTCAACTACTTGGGCTTCATCAAGATCGTCTAGTCTGCAAGTGGGGTTTTACAAAAGGAGCTGTCCAGCAGCAGAGTCAATCGTTAGAAAAGCTGTAAACAAAGCTGTCTCACTCAATCCAGGCTTAGCTGCTGGCCTTATTAGATTACATTTCCACGACTGCTTTGTCAGG GGTTGTGATGGTTCTGTGCTACTGCAATCCACACCGGAAAACACAGCCGAGAGAGACCATCCAGCCAACAATCCCAGCTTGCGAGGTTTCGAGGTCATCGAAGAAGCCAAGGCTAAAATCGAATCTATATGCCCCCAAACCGTATCCTGCGCAGACATTCTCGCTTTCGCCGCCCGTGACAGCGCCAACATAGCCGGACGCATCAACTACGCCGTCCCATCTGGACGCCGTGACGGTCGAGTCTCCTTGAGCGACGAAGCAGGCCAAAACCTACCACCACCCTCCCTCAACGCCCAGCAACTCATCGCCAACTTCTCACGGAAAGGGTTGTCCGCCGACGAGATGGTGACTCTCTCAGGAGCACACTCCATCGGTGTCTCCTACTGCTCTTCCTTCTCAACCCGCTTGTACACTTTCAACGCCACACATCCTCAAGACCCCTCCATGGACCGTAGATACGCAGCCTTTTTGAAGACCAGGTGTCCGCCGCCGATGATGAGTAACGGTGTTGATCCGACGGTGGCGCTTGAGTCCCGGACTCCTCTTCGTCTTGATAACATGTACTACGTAGAGTTGAAAAATCACCGGGGGTTGTTGACTTCGGACCAGACACTGAAGAGTAGCGCCTCAACCTCAAGAATGGTGTCGTTGAATGCCCGCCATGGCTCGTTGTGGGCTGCTAAGTTTTCCAGGGCGATGGTGCGCATGGGCTCCATCGAGGTTCTCACTGACCGGGGGGGAGAAGTAAGGAGGTTCTGCAGCGTGGTCAATTAA